From Humisphaera borealis, the proteins below share one genomic window:
- a CDS encoding magnesium transporter CorA family protein codes for MHVIEFDFESKQERQIPAADVAPACAAGRFCWVDIDREAEPDAVKAMLAELRIAPEVADEITGPDIDGRHDVYDDVLHFTLTSLLFVDGKLCTYFVDVAVGERYLLSIHHGKVEFLERVRRIYRRDFLRFARSGGFLLYEYWDQLIHGYRKAFRALDRQSGKVQEGILNATDDSIFEQAARIQADMVTLRKSMLAAREVLHEMITRRTSFVSESTVPSLERLAGALDRLVADLTTERESLAETLNLYMGIVAHRTNRVINRLTVLNAVFLPLTFLVGMYGVNFPDLPGTQVPGGYYLFWLACILIAAGLLFYMRRKKWL; via the coding sequence ATGCACGTCATCGAATTCGACTTTGAGTCCAAGCAGGAACGCCAAATCCCGGCAGCGGACGTTGCGCCCGCCTGTGCGGCCGGGCGATTCTGCTGGGTGGATATCGATCGCGAAGCCGAACCTGACGCGGTGAAGGCGATGCTCGCAGAGCTGCGGATCGCGCCGGAAGTAGCCGACGAGATCACCGGCCCCGACATCGACGGCCGGCATGACGTCTACGACGACGTGCTGCACTTTACCCTCACTTCGCTGCTCTTCGTCGACGGCAAGCTTTGCACGTACTTTGTCGATGTCGCCGTCGGCGAACGATATCTGCTGTCCATCCATCACGGCAAAGTCGAGTTCCTCGAAAGGGTCCGCCGTATCTATCGCCGCGACTTTCTCCGCTTCGCCCGCAGCGGTGGTTTCCTGCTTTACGAGTACTGGGATCAACTCATCCACGGCTACCGCAAGGCGTTTCGTGCCCTGGACCGCCAGAGCGGCAAGGTGCAGGAAGGCATCCTCAACGCGACCGACGATTCGATCTTCGAGCAGGCGGCGCGTATCCAGGCCGACATGGTGACGCTGCGCAAGTCGATGCTCGCGGCGCGAGAGGTTCTCCACGAGATGATCACCCGCCGGACGAGCTTCGTTTCCGAAAGCACCGTGCCCTCCCTGGAAAGACTGGCCGGCGCGCTCGACCGCCTGGTGGCCGACCTGACGACCGAGCGCGAATCGCTCGCCGAGACGCTGAACCTGTACATGGGCATCGTCGCCCACCGCACCAATCGCGTGATCAACCGGCTGACCGTGCTGAACGCGGTGTTCCTGCCGCTGACGTTTCTCGTCGGCATGTATGGCGTGAACTTTCCGGATCTGCCCGGTACTCAGGTTCCCGGGGGATACTACTTGTTCTGGCTCGCATGCATTCTGATCGCCGCGGGGCTGTTGTTTTACATGCGACGGAAGAAATGGCTCTGA
- a CDS encoding glucuronyl esterase domain-containing protein: protein MAKEEPPRAAGIGVTTRTPVDELPSIKELPDPFLFVDGSRVKSPDDWPRRREELKKLIQTYQYGTLPPVPPAGQVRVKEDPAYIPPKRSGSNADKKDEPEPKIDYPAGTKVVSYLITVGPENDTARQVPFHLMLTLPPGKGPFPVVVRGDLCWGRVKPEIAAEIARRGYILADFDRTEIVPDKKGDRNGPGYVAYPDLDASATAFWAWGYHRVIDVLMKHEDVDKAKIVVTGHSRGGKTTIVAGLMDDRIALTVPNNSGCGGAGCYRYQAPKSEAIENITKSFPYWFQPQFTDFIGKIDRLPIDQHSVKAAFAPRALLTCEALGDLWANPEGSQVTYAAAREVYDYLGAGDKIAIHYREGKHEQNFEDWSTLMDFADQLFNGKKVERKFNNLAFPEAPKPWSWKAPAK from the coding sequence ATGGCTAAAGAAGAACCACCCCGCGCCGCCGGCATCGGCGTAACCACGCGGACACCAGTCGATGAGTTGCCGAGCATCAAAGAACTGCCTGATCCGTTCCTGTTCGTCGATGGCTCACGCGTGAAGTCGCCCGATGATTGGCCGCGCCGGCGGGAGGAGCTCAAGAAGCTGATCCAGACCTATCAGTACGGCACGCTTCCCCCCGTTCCGCCTGCCGGCCAGGTGCGTGTGAAGGAAGATCCGGCCTACATTCCTCCGAAGCGAAGCGGGTCCAACGCCGACAAGAAGGACGAACCGGAACCGAAGATCGACTATCCCGCCGGCACCAAGGTCGTCAGTTATCTGATCACCGTCGGGCCCGAGAATGACACCGCCCGGCAGGTGCCCTTCCATTTGATGCTGACGCTTCCGCCGGGCAAGGGGCCGTTCCCGGTGGTCGTGCGAGGCGACCTGTGCTGGGGGCGCGTCAAACCGGAGATCGCTGCCGAGATTGCTCGCCGCGGCTACATCCTGGCCGACTTCGATCGCACCGAGATCGTTCCCGACAAGAAGGGCGATCGCAATGGCCCGGGGTACGTCGCCTATCCCGACCTTGACGCCTCGGCCACCGCGTTCTGGGCCTGGGGCTACCATCGCGTCATCGACGTGCTGATGAAACACGAAGACGTCGACAAGGCGAAGATCGTCGTCACCGGTCATTCGCGCGGCGGCAAGACGACCATCGTCGCCGGGCTGATGGACGACCGCATCGCTCTGACCGTTCCCAACAACTCTGGCTGCGGCGGCGCGGGCTGCTACCGCTATCAGGCCCCCAAGAGCGAGGCGATCGAGAACATCACCAAGAGCTTCCCTTACTGGTTCCAGCCTCAGTTCACCGATTTCATCGGCAAGATCGATCGCCTGCCGATCGACCAGCACAGCGTCAAGGCCGCTTTCGCACCGCGCGCACTGCTGACGTGCGAAGCACTCGGCGACCTCTGGGCCAACCCCGAAGGCTCGCAGGTGACCTACGCCGCTGCGAGAGAGGTCTACGACTACCTGGGCGCCGGCGACAAGATCGCAATTCACTATCGGGAAGGAAAGCACGAGCAGAACTTCGAAGACTGGTCCACCCTGATGGACTTCGCCGACCAGTTATTCAACGGGAAGAAGGTCGAGCGGAAGTTCAACAACCTCGCATTCCCCGAAGCCCCCAAGCCCTGGTCGTGGAAGGCACCGGCGAAGTAG